The proteins below are encoded in one region of Aeromonas jandaei:
- a CDS encoding HEPN domain-containing protein — MNFEQLKNRHRTLREHAPSNLNLRVHRALSWLQRAEMAEDEDGRFIFLWIAFNAAYATEIDDDRRLSEQETFKGFLEKLCDLDEHKQIEQLVWQEFSGSIRMLLDTPFVLQGFWDYHSGKISEAQWKERLAQGKKMATQALASSNTPQLLGVVFNRLYTLRNQLIHGGATWNSSVNRKQLKDCANLLGKLVPVIIELMMAHPDTLWGDACYPVVELAG; from the coding sequence TTGAATTTTGAACAGTTGAAAAACCGTCACCGGACGCTGCGTGAACACGCTCCCAGCAACCTCAACCTACGAGTTCATCGTGCATTAAGCTGGCTGCAACGCGCCGAAATGGCCGAGGATGAAGATGGCCGCTTTATCTTTCTTTGGATTGCGTTCAATGCGGCCTATGCCACTGAAATCGATGACGATCGTCGCCTCTCGGAACAGGAGACCTTCAAAGGCTTTCTGGAGAAACTGTGTGACCTAGATGAGCATAAGCAGATCGAGCAACTCGTCTGGCAAGAATTCTCTGGCAGTATCCGCATGCTGCTGGACACCCCGTTTGTGCTGCAAGGCTTCTGGGATTATCACAGCGGCAAAATAAGCGAAGCTCAGTGGAAGGAGCGGCTGGCACAAGGTAAGAAGATGGCAACCCAGGCCCTCGCCAGCAGCAACACCCCACAGTTGCTGGGCGTGGTGTTTAACCGCCTCTATACCCTGCGCAACCAGTTAATTCATGGCGGTGCGACCTGGAACAGCTCGGTCAATCGCAAACAACTGAAGGATTGCGCCAACCTGCTCGGCAAACTGGTGCCGGTGATCATCGAGTTGATGATGGCCCATCCCGATACCCTGTGGGGAGATGCCTGCTATCCGGTGGTTGAGCTGGCTGGTTAA
- a CDS encoding DUF262 domain-containing protein — protein sequence MSDAGVHLFSIRALLEDRARYLVPMYQRNYAWGEGEITQLLQDVLDYQGKRNSEDKHQPYYIGTLVVFARGDGSFEVIDGQQRFTTLSLLANWLKHRAKDAVDMSWYSAINLSFESRPVSSHTFERLWKGVSPHQIVGDDVNEGLINGFKLIGEKLPELLRQKGLELCDFCNYLFDHVQITRVEVPEHIDLNHYFEAMNNRGEQLEKHEVIKAKLMAVLNEKIPEEETCRQSIYALTRVWDTCANMERYIQYGFTPQERHRLFGESDWGQFVPRDFAHLLDLLGSPNTADTADKNGAAAGSQGRNLLAILQDDKLDGEQTVEEESAGSERFNSVINFSNFLLHVLRLVSRDPGDTEGVPLDDKQLVDQFELRVIRQPDPVAAVQRFIYGLLKSKYLFDQFIIKREFAGGKDGWSLKRLRWHEESASYPNTFGKHEDGFAGVNRQILMLLSAFHVSTPTLVYKHWLNGALRYLFDNCHPDQPVEAGAYLSYLESQARRFVFQRFLAPSEGASYYQMLYLDNALLPSINVDESWHEVITSKLRFGHIENNFVFNFLDYLLWVRDRNRDKVAYSFEFTFRSSVEHFAPQHPIHKVHKVLDKSLHSFGNLCLISHSKNSRLSNFQPQQKQEHFEASLANNQIDSLKLLAMIRLMKKKGRWLEDEIAEHQKQMLQVLLSSQIVQ from the coding sequence ATGAGTGATGCAGGCGTCCACCTCTTTTCCATTCGTGCACTGCTTGAAGATCGCGCCCGCTATCTGGTGCCCATGTACCAGCGCAACTACGCTTGGGGAGAGGGAGAGATCACCCAGCTGCTGCAGGATGTGCTGGATTATCAGGGTAAGCGAAACAGCGAAGATAAACACCAGCCCTACTACATCGGCACGTTGGTGGTATTTGCCCGAGGCGACGGTAGTTTCGAAGTGATCGATGGTCAGCAGCGCTTTACTACGCTCTCTCTGCTGGCTAATTGGCTCAAACATCGAGCGAAAGATGCGGTGGATATGAGCTGGTATAGCGCTATCAACCTCTCATTCGAAAGCCGCCCGGTATCGAGTCATACCTTCGAGCGCTTATGGAAGGGAGTTTCCCCACATCAAATAGTGGGAGATGACGTTAACGAAGGGCTGATCAATGGGTTCAAGCTCATCGGAGAGAAACTACCGGAGCTTTTGCGTCAGAAAGGGCTCGAGCTTTGCGACTTTTGCAATTATCTCTTTGATCATGTGCAGATCACGCGTGTCGAAGTGCCTGAGCATATCGACCTCAACCACTACTTTGAGGCGATGAACAATCGCGGTGAACAGCTGGAAAAGCATGAGGTGATCAAGGCGAAGCTGATGGCTGTGCTAAACGAGAAGATACCCGAGGAGGAGACTTGCCGCCAAAGCATTTATGCACTGACCCGGGTATGGGATACCTGCGCCAATATGGAGCGCTATATCCAGTACGGCTTTACCCCGCAAGAGCGTCACCGTCTGTTTGGTGAGAGCGACTGGGGCCAGTTTGTGCCCCGTGATTTTGCCCATCTGCTTGATCTGCTAGGGTCCCCTAACACGGCCGACACTGCCGATAAAAACGGGGCCGCTGCCGGTAGCCAGGGGCGCAACTTGTTGGCCATTTTGCAGGATGACAAGCTCGATGGAGAGCAGACGGTGGAGGAGGAGAGTGCAGGCTCCGAGCGCTTTAACAGCGTCATCAACTTCTCCAACTTCTTGCTCCATGTGCTGCGACTCGTTAGCCGCGACCCGGGTGATACGGAGGGGGTGCCGCTTGATGATAAACAACTGGTTGATCAGTTTGAGCTGCGAGTGATAAGACAACCGGATCCAGTAGCGGCAGTTCAGCGTTTTATCTATGGCCTGTTAAAGAGCAAGTATCTGTTTGATCAGTTCATCATCAAGCGTGAGTTTGCTGGTGGCAAAGATGGCTGGAGTCTAAAACGGCTACGTTGGCACGAGGAGAGCGCCAGCTACCCCAATACCTTTGGTAAGCACGAAGATGGCTTTGCCGGCGTCAACCGTCAGATTCTGATGTTGCTGTCGGCATTTCATGTGTCGACCCCGACCCTGGTTTACAAACATTGGCTGAATGGTGCACTGCGATATCTGTTCGACAATTGTCACCCTGATCAACCGGTGGAGGCCGGGGCTTATCTGTCCTATCTGGAAAGTCAGGCTCGCCGCTTTGTCTTCCAGCGCTTTTTGGCGCCGAGTGAAGGGGCTTCCTATTATCAGATGCTCTACCTAGATAACGCCCTGTTGCCCTCCATCAATGTGGATGAGAGCTGGCACGAGGTGATTACATCCAAACTTCGCTTCGGTCATATCGAGAACAACTTTGTCTTCAATTTTCTCGACTACCTGCTGTGGGTACGGGACCGAAATCGTGACAAAGTGGCCTATTCTTTTGAGTTCACGTTTCGCAGTTCAGTGGAGCATTTTGCCCCTCAGCACCCTATTCATAAAGTGCACAAGGTTTTGGATAAGTCACTCCATTCGTTTGGCAACCTTTGCCTTATCAGCCACAGCAAGAACTCGCGCTTGAGTAACTTCCAGCCTCAACAGAAGCAGGAGCACTTTGAAGCGAGCCTTGCCAACAACCAGATTGATAGCCTCAAGTTGCTCGCAATGATCAGGCTTATGAAAAAGAAGGGTCGCTGGCTGGAGGATGAGATAGCTGAGCATCAAAAGCAGATGTTGCAGGTGTTGTTATCCAGCCAGATTGTGCAATAA
- a CDS encoding DUF262 domain-containing protein — MMESIHNQVRSVRQLLAIPQLAIPNYQRPYRWGAKNISDLFSDLAAHQSRISALFGDAIAYSDKSAYRLGSVVFHRHTDKERREILDIVDGQQRTLTLMLAVKALIEVLDGESRSGKEKTTRFQRQDLREQLLALRGPVDEFMQRQRFPSRDSEYNLRRNYLELRRLVARPEFDEQQIDFLLNRCQVVCFVLQDISEAFQFFDSQNARGRDLAPHDLLKAFHLREFAEHEANLKAEAVAHWERLPSDDLANLFALYLYRVRQWAEGKSARYFGKGEVALFKGVNLDRVGHFPYVESLRIAHHFVDEYNGQYQRKIDGQRMTFPFHLDQMIINGRRFFEMAEYYQTRVAAIVAEESDSGKTQSATLLGETLTPMASKVLSTLASYERRHRTGDRYVRAMFDCALIFYIDKFGSQGLSLAIEKSFIWAYRCRIRQQVVQLATMDNYVLEHNLIRAIRDARLPGDLHGFPLPSMSSRENKNNRNGAEDELVGLFREMKYYE; from the coding sequence ATGATGGAGAGCATTCATAATCAGGTGCGGTCGGTACGCCAGTTGCTGGCCATTCCCCAACTTGCCATCCCAAACTATCAGCGACCGTACCGCTGGGGTGCCAAGAATATCTCGGATCTCTTTAGCGATCTTGCCGCACATCAGAGCAGGATTTCTGCTCTTTTTGGTGATGCCATTGCATATTCTGACAAGAGCGCCTACCGGCTGGGCTCAGTGGTGTTTCATCGGCACACTGATAAGGAGAGGCGCGAGATTCTTGATATCGTCGATGGTCAGCAACGTACCCTGACCCTGATGTTGGCCGTCAAGGCGCTGATCGAGGTGCTGGATGGCGAAAGTCGCAGTGGCAAAGAAAAGACTACCCGCTTCCAACGTCAGGATCTGCGTGAGCAATTGCTGGCCTTGCGGGGGCCTGTCGATGAATTTATGCAGCGCCAGCGCTTCCCAAGCCGGGATTCGGAGTACAACCTCAGACGCAACTATCTGGAGTTGCGTCGGCTGGTGGCCCGCCCTGAGTTTGACGAGCAACAAATCGACTTTCTGCTCAACCGCTGTCAGGTGGTCTGTTTTGTGCTGCAGGATATCTCGGAGGCGTTCCAGTTCTTCGATTCGCAAAATGCCCGGGGGCGCGATCTGGCCCCCCACGATCTGCTCAAGGCATTTCACCTGCGCGAGTTTGCCGAACATGAGGCCAACCTCAAGGCCGAAGCAGTTGCCCATTGGGAGCGTCTGCCAAGCGACGATCTGGCCAATCTGTTCGCCCTCTATCTCTATCGGGTACGCCAGTGGGCCGAGGGCAAGTCGGCTCGCTACTTTGGCAAGGGGGAGGTGGCTCTCTTCAAGGGGGTCAACCTAGATCGGGTGGGGCACTTCCCCTACGTGGAGTCGCTGCGCATCGCCCACCATTTTGTCGATGAGTACAACGGCCAGTATCAGCGCAAGATAGATGGCCAGCGCATGACGTTTCCCTTTCATCTCGACCAGATGATCATCAATGGCCGGCGCTTTTTCGAGATGGCCGAGTACTACCAGACGCGGGTGGCCGCCATCGTGGCCGAGGAGTCTGATTCCGGCAAGACGCAATCTGCCACCCTGCTTGGCGAAACGCTGACACCGATGGCCAGCAAAGTGCTCTCGACCCTGGCCAGCTACGAGCGCCGCCACCGCACCGGGGATCGTTATGTGCGGGCTATGTTCGACTGTGCCCTGATCTTCTATATCGACAAATTCGGCAGCCAGGGGCTATCACTGGCCATCGAGAAGAGCTTTATCTGGGCCTATCGCTGCCGCATTCGCCAGCAGGTGGTGCAACTGGCGACCATGGATAACTACGTGCTGGAGCACAATCTGATCCGTGCCATTCGTGATGCCCGCCTGCCGGGAGACTTGCACGGCTTCCCTTTACCTAGCATGAGCAGCCGAGAGAACAAGAACAATCGCAATGGCGCCGAAGATGAGCTGGTCGGGCTGTTTCGGGAGATGAAATATTATGAGTGA
- a CDS encoding patatin-like phospholipase family protein, with protein MEQPMKVGLALSGGGAIGAYEVGVVRALAESGTEVHVVAGASIGALNGAILASSPTLAQAAERMAAIWSHLGSSKVLAINKSVYLSLLTQFGLGFGTPVLSKAGGIICEALRCAALATGAVGPQNDSLLSDQPLIDLMNSYLDIDALSSGLPLYVSLYPTEGGMTDILKCIAAEFGIGATRISEFHHVQSLPVNKQKEALLASAALPLLFKSREINGVLYSDGGMGGWHTMQGNTPVKPLIDAGCNMVIVTHLSDGSPWDRHNISDTTVLEIRPQRSLKRHDGLFGGGKDLLGFTAQHIGSWIEQGYHDTMSVIGRIQKPLQARQALRTSEVIVSDSQDRNIQTDMALKNAMDRLK; from the coding sequence ATGGAGCAGCCGATGAAAGTTGGGCTTGCGCTTTCCGGCGGCGGAGCCATCGGCGCTTATGAAGTGGGTGTTGTCAGAGCTTTAGCTGAATCTGGCACAGAAGTTCATGTTGTTGCCGGTGCCAGTATTGGTGCGCTCAATGGTGCGATTTTGGCTTCTTCACCGACCTTGGCACAGGCTGCAGAAAGGATGGCGGCTATTTGGTCGCATCTTGGCAGTAGCAAGGTGCTAGCGATCAACAAATCTGTCTATCTTTCACTGCTTACACAGTTTGGCTTGGGGTTCGGTACACCAGTACTGAGTAAAGCGGGAGGTATTATATGTGAGGCACTCCGTTGCGCAGCATTGGCAACCGGTGCGGTAGGGCCGCAAAATGACTCACTGCTTTCAGACCAGCCGCTGATCGATTTGATGAACAGCTATCTGGATATAGATGCTTTATCCTCAGGGTTGCCACTGTACGTTTCCTTATATCCCACTGAAGGTGGCATGACAGATATCCTTAAGTGCATAGCCGCAGAATTTGGGATCGGAGCGACTCGTATTTCGGAGTTCCATCACGTACAAAGTTTACCTGTCAATAAACAGAAAGAGGCGTTGCTAGCCTCTGCCGCGTTACCCTTATTGTTTAAATCACGTGAGATTAATGGTGTGCTTTACAGTGATGGTGGAATGGGAGGCTGGCATACAATGCAGGGCAACACACCAGTAAAACCTTTGATTGACGCTGGTTGCAATATGGTGATTGTCACCCACCTGAGCGATGGCTCGCCGTGGGATCGCCACAATATCTCAGACACTACTGTGTTGGAGATTCGCCCACAAAGATCCTTAAAACGTCATGATGGTTTATTTGGAGGTGGAAAGGATCTACTTGGCTTTACTGCCCAGCATATCGGTTCATGGATTGAGCAGGGCTACCATGACACAATGAGTGTAATAGGGCGAATCCAGAAACCTCTTCAAGCTCGACAGGCACTTCGTACTTCGGAAGTGATCGTTTCAGACAGCCAAGACAGGAATATTCAAACTGATATGGCGCTAAAAAACGCTATGGATAGGTTGAAGTAA
- a CDS encoding WYL domain-containing protein produces the protein MAPKELTWDQTLRFRLLEIVLQWEGRLTTNHLMTAFNIGRQQASRDINHYLTHYSPEGLVYDRSLKGYKPTEHFVPRFSEGKVDEYLMLLHREKQHQRQHEAGLLTLPLMDLRYGHIEILDVPNRHIDPKIVRGLVQAARGQLRVDVDYVSLSSEEQSGRNIVPHTLVYDGIRWHVRAYCEKKGEYLDFVMSRFRGEPDLLDASPHGRDQDLEWNTQVTAVVVPNQSLSEGQQAIIARDYTMTGDQLLINQRIPLMHYALERMQVSYNGEHQQHPLLYPLVLANREELIEQGCTFKLKNIDC, from the coding sequence ATGGCACCCAAAGAGCTCACCTGGGATCAAACCCTTCGTTTTCGTCTGCTGGAGATCGTCTTGCAGTGGGAGGGACGGCTGACCACCAACCATCTGATGACCGCCTTCAATATCGGCCGCCAACAGGCGTCGCGGGATATCAACCACTACCTGACCCACTACTCACCGGAAGGGCTGGTCTATGACAGAAGCCTGAAGGGATACAAACCCACAGAGCACTTTGTCCCGCGCTTTAGTGAGGGAAAAGTGGATGAGTACCTGATGCTGCTACACCGTGAAAAGCAGCACCAGCGCCAACATGAAGCGGGCCTGTTGACACTGCCGCTGATGGATCTGCGCTACGGCCACATCGAGATCCTGGATGTGCCAAACCGCCATATCGACCCGAAAATCGTGCGTGGTTTGGTGCAGGCGGCCCGTGGCCAATTGCGGGTCGATGTCGATTACGTATCCCTCAGTTCAGAGGAGCAGAGTGGCCGCAATATCGTGCCCCACACTCTGGTCTATGACGGAATCCGCTGGCACGTACGCGCCTACTGCGAGAAGAAGGGGGAATATCTGGACTTTGTGATGAGTCGTTTTCGCGGCGAACCGGATCTGCTGGATGCCTCCCCTCACGGCCGGGATCAAGATCTGGAGTGGAACACCCAAGTGACCGCTGTAGTCGTTCCGAATCAAAGCCTCAGCGAGGGACAGCAGGCCATCATTGCCAGAGACTATACCATGACAGGGGACCAACTGTTGATTAACCAGCGCATCCCTTTGATGCACTACGCATTGGAGCGGATGCAGGTGAGCTATAACGGTGAACACCAACAACATCCCTTGCTCTACCCGCTGGTACTGGCCAACCGGGAGGAACTCATCGAGCAAGGCTGTACCTTCAAGCTCAAAAATATAGATTGTTAA
- a CDS encoding ADP-ribosylglycohydrolase — translation MNSSLLSGQAAMPLIKGIYCLLPAERARELTVLLAKGTCHQEGETSPLAVVVALAIHVEQHRLDCTSQPIYLGREQLMVGAADLLGEDACFEDQDAFRLLALLLDKLLRGVRGSRQAKLDGLTVSVMEQRALAATSPNSGAVVRGSWRRKSRNQLGHASWLDVVEAALWCFWHGDDLASGEVLLGVLLGRDERVRLVYGLLTGAFYLSDRTD, via the coding sequence ATGAACTCAAGTCTGTTATCAGGTCAGGCGGCCATGCCCCTGATCAAGGGGATATATTGCCTACTGCCAGCCGAGCGAGCTAGGGAGCTGACCGTTCTGCTTGCCAAAGGCACGTGTCACCAAGAGGGTGAGACTTCACCACTGGCGGTGGTGGTGGCATTGGCTATCCATGTCGAACAACATAGGCTGGATTGCACGTCACAGCCCATCTATCTGGGGCGTGAGCAACTGATGGTCGGTGCTGCTGATTTGCTGGGGGAGGATGCCTGCTTTGAAGATCAGGATGCGTTTCGTCTGTTGGCGCTGCTACTCGACAAATTGCTGCGAGGAGTGCGTGGCAGTCGCCAGGCCAAGCTGGATGGACTAACGGTAAGCGTCATGGAGCAGCGGGCGCTGGCAGCCACATCTCCGAATAGCGGCGCCGTGGTGCGCGGCAGCTGGCGGCGCAAGTCACGCAATCAGCTGGGCCATGCCAGCTGGCTGGATGTAGTGGAGGCAGCCCTCTGGTGCTTCTGGCATGGTGACGATTTGGCAAGCGGCGAAGTGCTACTCGGTGTGCTGCTGGGCAGGGATGAGCGGGTGCGGTTGGTCTATGGTCTGTTAACCGGGGCTTTCTATCTGTCAGATCGGACGGATTGA
- a CDS encoding DUF4258 domain-containing protein produces the protein MNGKLDSAYSHHAACRMQQRGIAPELVELLLSIGRSSYHQGRELVYLDRKGVTMLQAEYGVPAECCQRLRVHYLVLQGGEIVTVGHKTTHFKRDRH, from the coding sequence ATGAACGGGAAGCTGGATAGTGCGTACAGCCATCACGCCGCGTGCCGGATGCAGCAGCGCGGTATTGCTCCCGAGCTGGTAGAGCTGCTGCTGAGCATCGGACGTTCTTCTTATCACCAGGGACGCGAACTGGTTTATCTCGATCGCAAAGGCGTGACGATGCTGCAAGCCGAGTACGGAGTGCCAGCGGAATGCTGCCAGCGGCTGCGCGTTCACTATCTGGTACTGCAAGGCGGTGAGATTGTCACCGTCGGTCATAAAACCACCCACTTCAAACGCGATCGTCACTGA
- a CDS encoding dynamin family protein — MHENNIELLCHEAERLLELNIDLLQKMLIEPTVLGDSNAQLFDRMKAEKRIEELQGEQKKILGKEMVLAVVGTMKAGKSTTINAIVGKEILPNRNRPMTSIPTLIRHVPDKIIPELRLDNIEPIQKLFVTLQKKIDTEDGKKLLTELKKDQAQWKLLDIIADNTWLKGNYYGEDDIFSCLASLNDLVRLATALRVDFPFSAYEEVHKLPVIEVEFSHLVGIDDCQGTLTLLDTPGPNEAGQPQLQAMMHDQLQKASAVLAVLDYTQLKSEADQQVRKELNAIAEVAAGRLFVLVNKFDQKNANSDNAETVKQAIPAMLDSGALNSGRVYPGSSLRAYLANRARRAVDQAGKLSDSEEWVDDFAKMAFGLDWKEDEDDVLADVGVVLKKANTIWRTSLFEKLITEVIHAAHAKAAALAVDSAAAKLVQNAENIDEYLSLRHQGLQASIHTLQTQIKSLIKDIEEVAACQQEVDKEVKCVMRNITNETKNLLDNTESELEKELDKYFQEGKRQEEALNKEFERHSKHGKNNSEESDKRGVIGTIWGTLVGSTGQQTRDFDPDNPEVKFSEHAEATQFIKKIEESVIGILAEKENEIKPMLTEVVGGIEGSFHSKTMLAVDKIANQINSRLEEDGFTVKVSFPKISDLKTHLATDTRITNLLEQKTFSETRHRRSSGIWGTLCGWFNTDDWGWETYKEDVTRSVVNINKIKDAVRNQTKEHFEKLNNAIDEQVNIPILKEIECFFITFKGKVEQLRHTLIQSTEDHKSSQQEQEQLTERLSALRKLTPEMISDSKMLKKDLETML; from the coding sequence ATGCACGAGAATAATATCGAGTTGTTGTGTCATGAAGCTGAAAGATTGTTAGAGCTTAACATTGACTTGCTGCAAAAAATGTTAATAGAACCGACAGTTCTAGGTGACAGCAATGCTCAATTGTTTGATCGTATGAAAGCTGAAAAGAGAATTGAAGAGTTGCAGGGAGAGCAAAAAAAAATTCTCGGGAAAGAAATGGTCCTCGCAGTTGTGGGTACCATGAAAGCAGGTAAATCCACGACCATTAACGCGATTGTCGGCAAAGAGATCCTACCCAACCGCAATCGCCCAATGACATCGATTCCAACCTTGATTCGTCATGTGCCGGATAAAATAATACCAGAGTTGCGACTCGATAATATTGAGCCTATCCAGAAACTGTTCGTGACGTTGCAGAAAAAAATCGATACTGAAGATGGTAAAAAACTACTCACTGAGTTGAAAAAAGATCAGGCACAATGGAAGTTGCTGGATATTATTGCTGATAACACATGGCTTAAAGGCAATTACTATGGTGAAGATGATATATTTTCTTGTCTCGCTTCGCTTAATGATCTAGTTCGTTTAGCTACAGCGTTACGTGTGGATTTCCCTTTTTCCGCCTACGAAGAAGTCCATAAACTCCCAGTAATTGAGGTAGAGTTTAGCCACCTTGTCGGAATAGATGATTGCCAAGGTACGCTGACACTCTTAGATACACCTGGCCCGAATGAGGCAGGTCAACCTCAGCTACAAGCAATGATGCACGATCAGCTCCAAAAAGCTTCTGCTGTTCTTGCGGTGCTAGATTACACCCAACTGAAATCAGAGGCGGATCAGCAAGTACGTAAAGAATTAAACGCTATTGCGGAGGTTGCTGCTGGTCGTCTATTTGTACTGGTCAATAAATTCGATCAAAAAAATGCTAATAGCGACAACGCTGAGACTGTTAAACAGGCAATTCCCGCCATGCTAGATAGCGGTGCACTAAACAGTGGTCGTGTTTACCCTGGTTCATCTCTTCGAGCTTATTTGGCAAACCGAGCGCGCAGAGCAGTAGATCAAGCCGGTAAACTTTCTGACAGCGAAGAATGGGTTGATGATTTTGCCAAAATGGCATTTGGTCTCGACTGGAAAGAAGATGAAGATGATGTTCTTGCTGATGTGGGAGTTGTGCTCAAAAAGGCAAACACAATCTGGCGTACATCACTATTTGAAAAATTGATCACTGAAGTGATCCACGCTGCTCATGCCAAAGCCGCGGCGCTGGCGGTTGACTCTGCTGCGGCTAAGCTGGTACAGAATGCTGAAAATATCGACGAATATCTGTCGTTACGTCATCAGGGGTTGCAAGCTAGTATTCATACCTTACAGACACAAATTAAAAGCCTTATCAAAGATATTGAGGAGGTTGCGGCTTGTCAGCAAGAAGTTGATAAGGAGGTGAAGTGTGTCATGAGGAATATAACCAATGAAACTAAAAATTTGCTAGATAACACTGAAAGCGAGTTGGAAAAAGAACTGGATAAGTACTTCCAAGAAGGGAAACGCCAAGAAGAAGCTCTGAACAAGGAATTTGAACGTCATTCAAAACATGGCAAAAATAACAGTGAAGAAAGTGATAAACGTGGGGTTATCGGTACTATTTGGGGGACCTTAGTTGGAAGTACTGGGCAGCAAACTCGTGATTTTGATCCAGATAACCCAGAAGTTAAATTTTCTGAACATGCTGAAGCGACTCAGTTTATTAAAAAAATTGAAGAGTCAGTTATTGGTATTTTAGCTGAAAAAGAAAATGAAATTAAGCCAATGTTGACCGAGGTTGTGGGGGGGATTGAAGGAAGCTTTCATTCTAAAACAATGTTAGCAGTTGACAAAATTGCAAATCAAATTAACTCACGTCTGGAGGAAGATGGTTTTACTGTGAAAGTATCTTTCCCGAAGATCAGTGATTTGAAGACTCATCTTGCCACCGACACTCGTATAACCAATCTGCTAGAACAGAAAACATTTAGCGAAACAAGGCATCGTCGATCCAGTGGCATATGGGGAACGTTATGTGGTTGGTTTAACACTGATGATTGGGGCTGGGAAACCTATAAAGAAGATGTCACACGTAGTGTGGTAAATATTAATAAAATTAAGGATGCTGTCAGAAATCAGACCAAAGAACATTTTGAAAAGCTGAATAATGCTATTGATGAGCAAGTTAATATTCCAATTCTCAAAGAGATTGAATGCTTCTTCATTACATTCAAAGGCAAGGTAGAGCAACTTCGACATACTCTGATCCAGAGCACGGAGGATCATAAAAGTAGCCAGCAAGAACAAGAACAATTGACTGAGCGCCTTAGTGCACTGAGAAAGCTGACACCGGAGATGATCAGTGATAGCAAAATGCTCAAGAAAGATTTGGAGACGATGCTGTGA
- a CDS encoding diguanylate cyclase regulator RdcB family protein, which produces MNTIFPKTFPKSEACQIMACLPEKFIVDFANGIDVVHDHVRQQTDRSFFRRIKEGFSGRSSQRQQAINASLLDGVESSLNWLTELTSSLATTNYALAQVNDRVTSLIQDTAAIAHYSADTREQLNMLATQVNQQLNHLELQLRSVDRLQRGQLHLEQIFSTWQAGRYSLLPLAGRCYVALEELRWGAFGEVIRNGEPQQAKQLLDILKNRALVQLADDHNSQSWSRHDTRSWLAWSGDHEQHSDWFSAVNWLADWCNPDIHPIIWSTTQKYDALPIRMPRLCSAERIAEAMVNEIFSKELVWSSR; this is translated from the coding sequence GTGAACACAATATTTCCTAAAACGTTTCCTAAGAGCGAGGCATGTCAAATCATGGCATGCTTGCCGGAGAAATTTATCGTTGACTTCGCCAACGGGATAGATGTAGTTCACGACCATGTGCGTCAACAAACGGATCGATCATTTTTCCGGCGTATTAAAGAAGGATTTAGCGGACGATCATCTCAGCGGCAACAAGCCATCAATGCTTCGTTGTTAGATGGTGTGGAGTCATCTCTCAATTGGCTTACAGAGTTAACGTCATCACTTGCCACTACTAATTATGCGCTTGCGCAGGTGAATGATAGAGTCACTTCATTGATCCAGGATACTGCTGCTATTGCGCACTATTCCGCAGACACGCGTGAACAATTGAACATGTTGGCGACGCAAGTTAATCAACAACTCAATCATCTGGAACTGCAGCTCCGTAGTGTCGATCGACTGCAACGTGGCCAACTGCATCTTGAACAAATATTTTCTACTTGGCAAGCCGGTCGATATTCGCTCCTACCGTTGGCCGGGCGTTGCTATGTTGCCCTAGAAGAACTGCGTTGGGGGGCATTTGGTGAAGTGATCCGCAATGGTGAACCGCAGCAGGCAAAGCAGTTGTTGGATATTCTCAAAAACCGAGCACTGGTTCAGCTTGCTGACGACCATAACAGCCAGTCATGGTCGCGTCATGACACGCGTAGTTGGCTGGCTTGGTCGGGTGATCATGAACAACATAGTGACTGGTTTTCCGCCGTTAACTGGTTAGCTGATTGGTGTAATCCAGATATTCATCCGATCATCTGGTCCACTACACAGAAATACGATGCTCTGCCTATACGTATGCCAAGGTTGTGTTCTGCAGAGCGTATTGCAGAGGCTATGGTCAATGAAATCTTCAGTAAGGAGTTAGTATGGAGCAGCCGATGA